The Oxobacter pfennigii genome has a window encoding:
- a CDS encoding S41 family peptidase yields the protein MKRLILLLLTGMILLVSCSDVTGDKEITADEWGNKIFEVSELRKDFKEFEETVKLRHPMDFTDKEKINKIFEAQYKAINENMTEYEFYKVLAPIVSRLNCGNTVLNYSAELEDKRYYHKKYFPLYMYTTGDGIYSDHGNNYMYKHARILSINGRDSRDILDTLKENISSDNGNMPYKNYIINSDFNNLYYKFIENADIYEVTFVDSQSGKVRYLYYNALDMEALDEKKFRADNDTKDIIFEIHLEMDFAVLKVKSFDMDIDEFKDTIDKSFLDIKDKNIHNLILDLRGNSGRNPYHAAYLLTYLINKPLLYLSRQTPGFDDLKTSLEPSLKAFSGNLYTLTDPGCTSAAAQLCALLKHNGIRTLIGSEERLLYSYMDDIEEIRLKNTGIRFSYPTKFISADVPDLRPFDGEVPHYIIDTQENNEGKDMVREKAYELIGEARRQRDTQEGIIYNKYPAGEIIRLEAVSNRTIAYINNSGYLIIRDIKENKEKRALIDFKVGEYDIDIKNNKIAYIRYSGEEFFDNNVYIYDVLTKERQALDTNTHAREVAFSPSGRYLAVEYGTSPMGFLRIYDIKNMKWLDITSGSMDLREGTREFKWAPGQDVLALSLWEFSDEYTPVMDGETYSSGLYHPSDNTYKELMKGTGEYGAVIEKWFSNNTLCIARTYYEDSSKNLYYLVNINDGNIKEINKYEAVPKLPDSAPIEVKWAYYNASPDNKTILYSFHDITLKCQVIMAWDIEKNISYKVCEGYNPKWIE from the coding sequence ATGAAAAGGCTTATATTACTTCTTTTGACGGGAATGATTTTACTTGTTTCATGCAGTGATGTAACCGGGGACAAAGAGATAACTGCGGATGAGTGGGGTAATAAAATATTTGAAGTGTCTGAGCTAAGGAAGGATTTTAAAGAGTTTGAGGAGACCGTAAAGTTAAGGCATCCAATGGATTTTACAGATAAAGAAAAAATTAATAAAATATTTGAAGCTCAATATAAGGCAATAAATGAAAATATGACGGAGTATGAGTTTTACAAGGTATTAGCTCCCATTGTATCAAGGCTCAATTGCGGAAATACAGTCTTAAATTATTCAGCCGAGCTTGAAGATAAAAGGTATTACCATAAAAAATACTTTCCTTTGTATATGTACACCACCGGTGATGGAATTTATTCTGATCACGGCAACAATTATATGTATAAGCATGCAAGGATATTATCTATAAACGGCAGGGACAGCCGTGATATTTTAGATACGCTCAAAGAGAATATATCCTCGGATAACGGTAATATGCCCTATAAAAATTACATTATAAATTCTGATTTTAATAATCTGTATTATAAATTTATTGAAAATGCGGACATATATGAAGTAACTTTTGTGGATTCTCAAAGCGGCAAGGTAAGGTATTTATATTATAATGCATTGGATATGGAGGCTCTTGATGAAAAAAAGTTCAGAGCTGATAACGATACCAAAGATATAATCTTTGAAATCCATCTGGAAATGGACTTTGCGGTTTTAAAAGTTAAATCCTTTGATATGGATATAGATGAATTTAAAGATACCATAGATAAATCTTTTCTGGATATAAAAGATAAAAATATCCATAATCTCATCCTTGATTTAAGAGGAAACAGCGGAAGAAATCCATACCATGCCGCTTATTTACTGACCTATCTTATAAATAAACCTCTGCTTTATTTATCCCGGCAAACACCAGGTTTTGATGACCTTAAAACTTCACTTGAACCTTCTTTAAAAGCCTTTAGCGGCAATCTTTATACGCTTACGGATCCAGGCTGTACATCTGCAGCCGCACAGCTTTGCGCATTATTAAAGCATAACGGTATAAGGACGTTGATTGGAAGTGAAGAAAGATTATTGTATTCCTACATGGATGATATTGAAGAAATTAGGTTAAAGAATACCGGTATAAGGTTTAGTTATCCTACGAAGTTTATAAGTGCCGATGTGCCGGATTTAAGGCCCTTTGACGGGGAAGTACCTCATTATATAATAGACACCCAAGAAAATAATGAAGGCAAGGACATGGTTAGGGAAAAGGCCTATGAGCTTATAGGCGAGGCAAGAAGACAAAGGGACACACAGGAGGGTATTATATATAACAAATATCCGGCAGGTGAAATCATCCGATTAGAGGCTGTCAGCAACCGGACAATTGCATATATAAATAATTCAGGATATCTGATTATAAGAGACATAAAGGAAAACAAGGAGAAACGCGCCCTTATAGACTTTAAGGTAGGTGAATATGACATTGATATAAAAAATAATAAAATCGCCTATATAAGGTATAGCGGTGAGGAATTCTTCGACAATAACGTTTATATATATGATGTTTTAACAAAAGAAAGGCAGGCGCTGGATACTAATACCCATGCCAGAGAGGTGGCTTTTTCTCCCTCGGGAAGATATCTTGCAGTTGAATATGGCACCAGCCCAATGGGGTTTTTAAGAATATATGATATTAAAAATATGAAATGGCTGGACATAACCTCAGGTTCCATGGATTTAAGAGAAGGAACAAGAGAATTCAAATGGGCTCCCGGACAAGATGTACTTGCATTATCACTATGGGAGTTCAGTGATGAATATACCCCAGTTATGGATGGTGAAACTTATTCTTCAGGGCTATACCATCCTTCAGATAACACCTATAAAGAGCTTATGAAGGGAACAGGGGAATACGGGGCGGTAATAGAAAAGTGGTTTAGTAATAATACCTTATGCATTGCAAGAACCTATTATGAAGATTCATCAAAAAATTTATATTATCTTGTAAATATTAATGACGGAAATATAAAAGAAATAAATAAGTATGAAGCGGTGCCAAAACTTCCCGACAGTGCACCCATTGAAGTTAAATGGGCATATTATAATGCATCACCGGATAATAAGACAATACTTTATTCTTTCCATGATATTACTCTTAAGTGTCAGGTTATTATGGCCTGGGATATTGAAAAGAATATAAGTTATAAAGTATGCGAAGGTTACAATCCCAAATGGATTGAGTAA
- a CDS encoding SanA/YdcF family protein, producing MSVRKRIKKLLIYLSIACVISTAFVLIVNQYIKNGGSKYILSHEEVPEADAIIVLGALVFPDGNVSLMLRDRLTTGYELYEKGKAQKIIVSGDHGRKDYDEVNTMKDFLKAKGIPGDDIFMDHAGFNTYDSLYRARDIFQVRKIIIVTQKYHLMRALFIARELGIEAYGVSADKRIYNGVMLKNELREIAARNKDFFTAKLIKPKPKFLGEVIPVTGSGSLTDDRGK from the coding sequence ATGTCTGTGAGAAAAAGAATAAAAAAACTATTGATATATTTAAGCATAGCCTGTGTCATTTCGACAGCCTTTGTACTTATTGTTAATCAGTACATAAAAAATGGAGGAAGTAAGTATATTTTAAGTCATGAGGAGGTTCCGGAGGCGGATGCAATCATCGTCCTTGGAGCCTTGGTATTCCCGGACGGAAATGTTTCTTTAATGCTAAGAGACAGGCTTACCACCGGCTACGAGCTTTATGAAAAAGGAAAAGCTCAAAAGATAATTGTAAGCGGTGATCATGGCCGGAAGGATTATGATGAGGTCAATACCATGAAGGATTTCTTAAAGGCAAAAGGAATCCCCGGTGACGATATATTCATGGATCATGCAGGATTCAACACTTACGACAGCCTTTATCGGGCTCGGGACATTTTTCAGGTGAGAAAGATTATTATAGTAACTCAAAAATATCACCTTATGAGAGCTCTATTTATTGCGAGGGAACTGGGTATTGAGGCCTACGGAGTTTCAGCGGACAAGCGAATTTATAATGGGGTTATGCTAAAAAATGAACTGCGGGAAATTGCCGCGAGGAACAAAGACTTTTTTACGGCGAAATTGATTAAGCCAAAACCAAAATTTCTTGGTGAGGTTATCCCTGTTACAGGAAGTGGGAGCTTGACGGATGATAGAGGTAAATGA
- a CDS encoding SLC13 family permease, which translates to MVNETTVSQVEKKPKTDGNQIKKMACLILGVAGFLYPMYLMPSVNELSPEAQRALGVFLFMVFWWIGNVIDGALVGLVGMVMFTVFGVVDMKTAFAGFSDSTLIFLIFAFLMANAVTKTNLHTFLAFKIMSKVNPSYKVFLFMVVMLPVILAAIVPSGTARLVLVATISTMLLKVFGMPTDKMSNIGRGFFSSIGVLALHSSGPFMTAGASTVATIGILEKAGIKVTYFQWTSYILPLVIIGAILLWLIIPKVFPPEKTKLTEEEARELKEKFKNEAGSMTKQGKIVAVLIGAVLFFWLTGDLFKLDFMNVAFVGISIMFLPGIEVLGTKDLKGLDWGSLVFVACAMSLGAILQKTGLAEFLGNILGPYLYNSNVFLAALILVLIAYVVHIFIPSLVVAIGAFGPIIMAVYTNMGMNPMFGLLAFFLGYGGYFLMYQMTHSLVAYGYGQFSQNDFMKIGGWYMGIWIVMIPVMIIWFKIVGVI; encoded by the coding sequence ATGGTAAATGAAACAACGGTTTCACAGGTAGAAAAAAAACCAAAGACGGATGGAAATCAGATAAAAAAGATGGCCTGTTTAATTTTAGGTGTCGCTGGATTTTTATATCCAATGTACTTAATGCCGAGCGTTAATGAATTAAGTCCTGAGGCGCAAAGGGCTTTGGGCGTATTTTTGTTTATGGTCTTCTGGTGGATAGGAAACGTCATAGACGGAGCATTGGTAGGGTTAGTAGGTATGGTTATGTTTACGGTGTTCGGTGTAGTAGATATGAAAACAGCTTTTGCAGGTTTTTCAGATTCTACTTTAATATTTCTTATATTTGCATTTTTGATGGCTAACGCCGTTACTAAAACCAACCTTCATACGTTTTTAGCCTTTAAGATAATGTCAAAAGTGAACCCCAGCTATAAAGTGTTTTTGTTTATGGTTGTAATGCTGCCGGTAATTCTGGCTGCTATCGTACCTTCGGGTACAGCCAGGCTTGTTCTTGTAGCTACAATCAGTACTATGCTGCTGAAGGTTTTCGGAATGCCAACTGATAAAATGAGCAATATCGGAAGAGGCTTTTTTTCCAGCATAGGAGTACTGGCTCTTCATTCATCAGGTCCATTTATGACAGCAGGAGCTTCGACAGTTGCCACTATCGGCATCCTGGAGAAGGCAGGGATAAAAGTTACCTATTTTCAGTGGACTTCATATATACTGCCTCTTGTTATAATAGGTGCGATCTTACTATGGTTAATAATTCCAAAGGTCTTTCCCCCTGAGAAGACTAAGCTCACTGAAGAAGAAGCCAGGGAACTCAAAGAGAAGTTTAAGAATGAGGCCGGTTCAATGACCAAACAAGGAAAGATAGTGGCAGTGTTAATCGGCGCGGTTCTGTTCTTTTGGCTAACCGGAGATTTATTTAAACTTGATTTTATGAATGTGGCCTTCGTCGGAATTTCAATTATGTTTCTTCCGGGAATAGAAGTCCTCGGGACAAAAGACTTAAAAGGATTGGATTGGGGTTCATTAGTTTTTGTGGCATGTGCAATGTCATTGGGCGCCATACTTCAGAAAACCGGCCTTGCCGAATTCTTAGGAAATATCTTAGGACCATATCTGTACAATAGTAACGTATTTTTAGCAGCACTCATACTGGTACTTATAGCATATGTCGTACATATCTTCATTCCGTCACTGGTAGTTGCTATCGGGGCATTTGGTCCAATAATTATGGCAGTATATACTAATATGGGCATGAACCCTATGTTTGGACTGCTGGCTTTTTTCTTAGGTTACGGGGGCTACTTCCTCATGTACCAGATGACACATTCGCTGGTGGCTTATGGATATGGACAATTCTCTCAAAATGATTTTATGAAAATTGGCGGATGGTATATGGGTATATGGATAGTCATGATTCCTGTTATGATTATATGGTTTAAAATTGTCGGAGTGATTTAA
- a CDS encoding SLC13 family permease, whose protein sequence is MIFLITKNILTIEGSIATGTFIWVIIWWMTQVVPYAITSLLPLIVFPLTNMSTLEETLVLYAQPVFFWIASIVLLGYAFQKYELTDSLVRIVKRNKFFLKSAKHLAFGYLASVYLISTVISDTAVIGIMLPVGISLVNLINNKGISEIESQNVKSSFRKAIVLGTLFSAISGGMATIMGTPHNVIALSIIDKYTTVSFIDWFKIGFPISLFMLLINFVLMWNLFLKQISNVPLNIHEEEKQKSTNNTNRFRGGKRATLAIFLFMIALWIIAPKNISLWEVPIIGLILLFTIPVDLKEKKFVLEWKELLDNGQWNVAMLATGGAVLGNALSEYGVFNTILKALPLYGLSVYFIIGLAFLVMIALTNNFSGTAATLIIVQSLIPVIVEKGYNPFIFGLSISILGIGVMFPWSGAAAGTTFAMSGLAIKDMFKYGLMGTALLLITVLLLNGLYIAVYL, encoded by the coding sequence ATGATATTCCTGATTACGAAAAATATACTGACTATTGAAGGCAGTATCGCTACCGGTACATTTATCTGGGTAATTATATGGTGGATGACTCAAGTAGTTCCTTATGCCATAACATCATTGCTGCCATTAATAGTGTTTCCGCTGACTAATATGAGTACATTGGAGGAAACATTGGTACTATATGCACAGCCGGTATTTTTTTGGATTGCAAGTATCGTTTTATTGGGATATGCTTTTCAAAAATATGAACTTACAGATTCATTAGTGCGAATTGTAAAAAGGAATAAATTTTTTCTTAAATCGGCAAAGCATCTGGCTTTTGGATACCTTGCATCGGTTTACCTAATTTCCACAGTTATAAGCGATACAGCAGTTATAGGGATAATGCTGCCCGTTGGTATTTCATTAGTAAATTTAATCAATAATAAAGGAATTTCAGAGATAGAATCGCAAAATGTGAAAAGCTCTTTTAGGAAAGCTATTGTTTTAGGCACCTTATTTTCAGCAATCAGCGGAGGAATGGCTACAATAATGGGTACGCCGCATAATGTCATAGCATTGTCCATTATTGATAAATATACAACAGTAAGCTTTATTGATTGGTTTAAGATAGGCTTCCCTATCTCCCTGTTTATGTTACTAATCAATTTTGTTTTAATGTGGAATTTATTTTTAAAACAAATTAGCAATGTCCCATTAAATATTCATGAAGAAGAAAAGCAGAAATCTACTAATAACACTAATAGATTTAGAGGGGGAAAAAGAGCCACTCTGGCTATATTCTTATTTATGATTGCACTTTGGATAATTGCACCGAAAAACATATCTCTATGGGAAGTTCCTATTATTGGCTTGATTTTATTGTTTACTATCCCTGTTGATTTGAAAGAAAAGAAATTTGTATTAGAATGGAAAGAGCTTTTGGATAACGGACAATGGAATGTAGCCATGTTAGCTACAGGCGGTGCAGTTTTAGGAAACGCATTAAGTGAATATGGGGTGTTCAATACAATACTAAAAGCATTGCCGCTTTACGGTTTATCAGTCTACTTTATTATAGGGCTTGCTTTTCTTGTTATGATTGCCCTGACTAACAATTTTAGTGGAACAGCCGCGACCCTTATTATAGTACAATCATTGATACCAGTAATCGTAGAAAAAGGATATAATCCTTTTATATTTGGATTGAGTATTTCAATTTTAGGAATAGGAGTTATGTTCCCATGGTCAGGCGCAGCCGCAGGGACTACTTTTGC